In Trifolium pratense cultivar HEN17-A07 linkage group LG7, ARS_RC_1.1, whole genome shotgun sequence, a genomic segment contains:
- the LOC123893672 gene encoding class V chitinase-like, giving the protein MAYSKKHSFLLISTLLMILQLQFSSAKAAIKGGYWYSDSGLAVSDIDPSYFTHLFCAFADLDSNTNQVTISSTNAASFSTFTQTIQAKSSSVQTLLSIGGGGGSALAQKFANMASQASSRKSFIDSSIQLARDNNFNGLDLDWEYPSSDTDKTNFGLLITEWRAAVAQEASSSGNPALLLSAAVGGSDQITPLQYYPGQDIADNLDWVNVMTYDLFTSDSYPTVTQPPAPLKNPTGQFSAEEGITKWIGLGVPKSKLALGLPFYGFKWSLADPNDHGLFDTATQGLGAVKYKDIINAGAQVVYNSTYVTNYCFTGTDWYGYDDTQSISAKVDYAKQNGLFGYFSWHIEQDSNWALSQAASQAWEG; this is encoded by the exons ATGGCTTATTCCAAAAAGCATTCGTTCCTTTTGATTTCCACTCTCCTCATGATTCTCCAACTCCAGTTCTCTTCTGCAAAAGCTGCCATTAAAGGTGGCTATTGGTATTCTGATAGTGGCCTTGCAGTTTCTGATATTGATCCCTCTTATTTCACCCACTTGTTCTGTGCATTTGCTGATCTTGATTCTAATACCAACCAAGTCACTATTTCTTCTACAAACGCTGCTAGTTTCTCAACTTTTACTCAAACCATTCAGGCAAAGAGTAGTTCGGTGCAAACCCTTTTATCAATTGGTGGTGGGGGTGGTTCTGCTTTGGCACAAAAATTTGCCAATATGGCTAGCCAAGCCAGTAGCCGAAAATCGTTCATAGATTCTTCAATCCAATTAGCCAGAGATAACAACTTCAATGGCCTTGATCTTGACTGGGAGTATCCATCGTCAGACACAGACAAGACCAACTTTGGTTTACTCATCACAGAGTGGAGAGCTGCTGTGGCACAAGAGGCTAGTAGTTCCGGCAATCCAGCACTACTGTTATCTGCTGCAGTGGGTGGCTCTGATCAGATCACACCATTGCAGTACTACCCAGGTCAGGATATTGCAGACAACTTGGATTGGGTCAATGTAATGACTTATGACCTTTTCACCTCAGATAGTTATCCAACCGTGACGCAACCACCTGCTCCTTTGAAAAATCCAACTGGCCAATTCAGTGCAGAGGAAGGTATCACTAAATGGATTGGGTTAGGAGTGCCAAAAAGCAAACTTGCACTGGGTTTACCTTTCTATGGTTTCAAGTGGAGTTTGGCAGATCCTAATGACCATGGACTGTTTGATACAGCTACACAGGGACTTGGGGCAGTGAAGTACAAGGATATTATAAATGCTGGGGCGCAAGTTGTGTACAATTCCACATATGTTACCAATTACTGCTTCACAGGGACAGATTGGTATGGATACGATGACACTCAGAGTATATCTGCAAAGGTTGACTATGCCAAGCAAAATGgattgtttggatatttttcTTGGCATATTGAACAAGACAGCAACTGGGCTCTTTCTCAAGCAG CTTCTCAAGCATGGGAAGGCTAG
- the LOC123893676 gene encoding phosphatidylinositol-glycan biosynthesis class F protein codes for MDRRKKVSKETTPAASKPSVVEASPSISFSEAFTVNLLCGLGLALAFFVSNNIYSIDLVTDPSLTLFLISIIQLPIVILLYSRYRLNRKKCSYLRAVGRGIIGVPVGALLNSLGAIALGAPVTFQYLPKTLYWSLMMSLFTTVPASCVLGSSWADWKRIFAHTKPNGSVEYLICLQAHGAVIGGWFGAWPMPLDWERPWQEWPISVSYGTLAGYLVALVASLGFVLAHPRLQHVKNE; via the exons ATGGATCGCCGGAAAAAAGTGAGCAAGGAAACAACGCCGGCTGCGTCGAAACCCTCAGTGGTGGAAGCCTCGCCGTCAATCTCATTTTCAGAGGCCTTTACAGTAAACTTGCTATGCGGACTTGGTTTGGCTTTAGCTTTCTTTGTATCTAACAACATCTACTCCATCGATCTCGTTACCGATCCATCTCTCACTCTCTTCCTCATTTCG ATTATACAGCTTCCGATCGTGATCCTTCTCTACAGTCGCTATCGACTAAATCGCAAAAAATGTTCG TATCTACGAGCTGTTGGAAGAGGCATTATAGGAGTGCCAGTAG GGGCACTACTAAATTCTTTAGGAGCTATTGCTTTGGGGGCACCTGTTACCTTTCA GTACCTGCCCAAGACACTATATTGGTCTCTTATGATGTCATTATTCACA ACAGTTCCAGCATCATGTGTTCTTGGTTCATCATGGGCTGACTGGAAACGTATATTTGCACACACAAA GCCGAATGGATCTGTTGAGTACCTGATTTGTTTACAAGCACATGGAGCAGTTATTGGGGGATGGTTTGGGGCTTGGCCAATGCCACTTGACTGGGAGAGGCCCTGGCAG GAATGGCCTATTTCTGTAAGCTATGGAACATTAGCTGGTTACCTGGTGGCATTGGTTGCATCATTAGGCTTTGTTCTTGCTCATCCTAGGTTGCAACATGTCAAAAATGAATGA
- the LOC123893677 gene encoding protein SAWADEE HOMEODOMAIN HOMOLOG 1-like: MDHLRPRNRPVFSGFTNSEIVKMEKLLRESKGQPFTQDFYQKLAKSFNISSARAGKPVIKWTEIQSWFQTKLEDSPQVPENELVSPQGPQCNEGETDRDPSELVFEARSSKDGAWYDVETFLAHRFVSTGEAEVRIRFVGFGAEEDEWVNIKNSVRERSVPFENTECSKLKIGDPVLCFQERRDQAIYYDSHIVEIQRRMHDIRGCRCDILIRYDHDNSEERVHLRRLCHRP, encoded by the exons ATGGATCACTTGCGTCCTCGGAACAGACCCGTTTTCTCCGGATTCACAAATTCTGAG ATTGTGAAAATGGAGAAATTACTAAGAGAATCAAAAGGACAACCATTCACTCAGGATTTTTATCAGAAATTAGCTAAAAGTTTCAA CATTTCATCTGCTCGTGCTGGGAAACCTGTCATCAAATGGACTGAG ATACAGAGTTGGTTTCAGACTAAGCTTGAAGACTCACCACAAGTCCCTGAAAATGAATTGGTTTCTCCTCAAGGACCTCAATGTAATGAAG GAGAAACTGACCGAGACCCATCAGAGTTGGTATTCGAAGCTAGGTCTTCAAAAGATGGGGCATG GTATGATGTTGAGACATTTCTTGCTCACCGATTTGTTAGCACAGGAGAAGCT GAAGTCAGAATCAGATTTGTTGGGTTTGGAGCTGAAGAGGATGAGTGggtcaatataaaaaattcagtCCGAGAACGTTCGGTTCCTTTCGAAAACACAGAGTGTTCCAAGCTGAAAATTGGAGACCCTGTCTTGTGCTTCCAG GAAAGGAGAGATCAAGCAATTTACTATGACTCTCACATTGTAGAGATCCAAAGGAGAATGCATGATATCCGAGGTTGCAGGTGTGACATCTTAATTCGGTATGATCATGACAACAGTGAG GAAAGAGTTCACTTGAGGAGACTGTGCCACAGACCATGA